A stretch of Anaeromyxobacter dehalogenans 2CP-1 DNA encodes these proteins:
- the ald gene encoding alanine dehydrogenase, with protein sequence MRVGCPKEIKNNENRVGLTPGGARSLVAAGHEVLVESGAGERSGFTDAEYEAVGARIAPVARQVFEQAELIVKVKEPQPPELAALRPGQILFTYLHLAPDPLQTKALLEHEVTAIAYETIRDASGRLPLLTPMSEVAGRMAAHVGAFYLQQPNGGRGMLLGGVPGVPPAHVVVLGGGVVGLNAIKVAAGMGARVTVLDKSLPTLRYLDDIFGNRIETLWSNEAHVEQALVQADLVIGAVLIPGAAAPRLVQRRMLKDMKPGCVIVDVAVDQGGCVETTRPTTHADPVYFVDGVLHYAVANMPGALPRTSTLALTNATLPYAMQLAGRGVKDALLADPGFLAGLNTYRGKLTCAPAAESLGIPYTDPRTLL encoded by the coding sequence ATGCGCGTCGGCTGCCCCAAGGAGATCAAGAACAACGAGAACCGCGTCGGCCTGACGCCCGGCGGGGCGCGATCGCTGGTCGCGGCCGGCCACGAGGTCCTGGTCGAGTCCGGCGCCGGCGAGCGGAGCGGGTTCACCGACGCCGAGTACGAGGCGGTCGGCGCGCGCATCGCGCCGGTGGCGCGGCAGGTGTTCGAGCAGGCCGAGCTGATCGTGAAGGTGAAGGAGCCGCAGCCGCCCGAGCTGGCCGCGCTCCGGCCCGGGCAGATCCTGTTCACCTACCTGCACCTCGCGCCGGACCCGCTCCAGACGAAGGCGCTCCTCGAGCACGAGGTCACCGCCATCGCCTACGAGACCATCCGCGACGCCTCCGGGCGGCTGCCGCTGCTCACGCCCATGTCCGAGGTGGCCGGCCGCATGGCCGCGCACGTGGGCGCGTTCTACCTGCAGCAGCCGAACGGCGGGCGCGGCATGCTGCTCGGCGGCGTGCCCGGGGTGCCGCCCGCGCACGTGGTGGTGCTGGGCGGCGGGGTGGTGGGCCTGAACGCCATCAAGGTCGCGGCCGGCATGGGCGCGCGGGTCACCGTCCTCGACAAGAGCCTGCCCACGCTCCGCTACCTCGACGACATCTTCGGCAACCGCATCGAGACGCTCTGGTCGAACGAGGCCCACGTGGAGCAGGCGCTGGTCCAGGCCGACCTCGTCATCGGCGCGGTGCTCATCCCCGGCGCCGCCGCGCCACGGCTGGTGCAGCGGCGCATGCTGAAGGACATGAAGCCGGGCTGCGTGATCGTGGACGTGGCGGTGGACCAGGGCGGCTGCGTCGAGACCACCCGGCCGACCACCCACGCCGACCCGGTCTACTTCGTGGACGGCGTGCTGCACTACGCGGTCGCGAACATGCCCGGCGCGCTGCCGCGGACCTCGACGCTCGCGCTCACCAACGCGACGCTCCCGTACGCGATGCAGCTCGCCGGCCGCGGCGTGAAGGACGCGCTCCTCGCGGATCCCGGCTTCCTGGCCGGGCTCAACACGTACCGGGGCAAGCTCACCTGCGCCCCGGCGGCGGAGAGCCTGGGGATCCCGTACACGGATCCGCGGACGCTGCTGTAG
- a CDS encoding cation diffusion facilitator family transporter, translated as MTTPAPARASLTRFAWLSIAAAVTTIGLKTGAYLLTGSVGLLSDALESLVNLVAAMLTLAMLGVAARPPDEEHAYGYGKAEYFASGAEGALILLAAAGIAWTATERLLSPHPIEQVGLGLVVSVAASLVNFGVARVLLRAGRRHHSIALEADAHHLMTDVWTSAGVLGAVGLVALTGWQRLDPLIAIAVAANIVWTGVKIIRRSALGLLDRALAPEEQAALRAVLDRHACSEVQFHALRTRQAGSRRFVTVHVLVPGAWTVARGHALVDAIEQEARAVLPNATMETHLEALEDPAAWQDQELDRPLPPAAPRQAP; from the coding sequence ATGACCACGCCCGCCCCCGCCCGCGCCTCCCTGACCCGCTTCGCCTGGCTCTCCATCGCCGCGGCGGTCACCACCATCGGCCTGAAGACCGGCGCGTACCTGCTGACCGGCTCGGTGGGCCTGCTGTCCGACGCGCTCGAGTCGCTGGTGAACCTCGTCGCCGCGATGCTCACGCTGGCGATGCTGGGCGTGGCGGCCCGCCCGCCCGACGAGGAGCACGCGTACGGGTACGGCAAGGCGGAGTACTTCGCGAGCGGCGCGGAGGGGGCGCTCATCCTGCTCGCGGCGGCCGGGATCGCCTGGACGGCGACCGAGCGCCTGCTCTCGCCGCACCCCATCGAGCAGGTGGGGCTGGGCCTCGTCGTCTCGGTGGCGGCGTCGCTGGTGAACTTCGGGGTCGCGCGGGTCCTGCTGCGGGCGGGGCGGCGGCACCACTCGATCGCGCTCGAGGCCGACGCCCACCACCTCATGACCGACGTGTGGACGTCGGCCGGCGTGCTGGGGGCGGTCGGGCTGGTGGCGCTGACCGGCTGGCAGCGGCTCGACCCGCTCATCGCGATCGCGGTGGCCGCGAACATCGTCTGGACCGGCGTGAAGATCATCCGCCGCTCGGCCCTGGGGCTGCTGGACCGCGCGCTCGCGCCCGAGGAGCAGGCGGCGCTCCGCGCCGTGCTCGACCGCCACGCCTGCTCCGAGGTGCAGTTCCACGCGCTCCGGACGCGGCAGGCGGGCTCGCGCCGCTTCGTGACGGTGCACGTGCTCGTCCCCGGCGCCTGGACGGTGGCGCGGGGGCACGCGCTGGTGGACGCGATCGAGCAGGAGGCGCGGGCGGTGCTGCCCAACGCCACCATGGAGACGCACCTCGAGGCCCTCGAGGATCCGGCCGCCTGGCAGGACCAGGAGCTCGACCGGCCGCTGCCGCCGGCCGCGCCGCGCCAGGCACCTTGA
- a CDS encoding TraR/DksA family transcriptional regulator: protein MNAKERAAHRLALERLRAQLVQAGPARIEPNRRDPASTGVSDEDAQALSEMLQVLASQRNKGQAELVGRIDRALAKLANRPDDFGLCESCEEEIAPRRLALMPYAALCPECQARSEPRRNATRKNLTDFS, encoded by the coding sequence ATGAACGCGAAGGAGCGCGCCGCCCACCGGCTCGCCCTGGAGCGGCTGCGCGCGCAGCTCGTCCAGGCGGGCCCCGCCCGCATCGAGCCGAACCGCCGGGACCCGGCCAGCACCGGCGTCTCCGACGAGGACGCGCAGGCGCTCTCGGAGATGCTCCAGGTGCTCGCCTCGCAGCGCAACAAGGGGCAGGCCGAGCTGGTCGGCCGGATCGACCGCGCGCTGGCGAAGCTGGCGAACCGCCCCGACGACTTCGGGCTGTGCGAGTCGTGCGAGGAGGAGATCGCGCCCCGCCGGCTCGCGCTCATGCCCTACGCGGCGCTCTGCCCGGAGTGCCAGGCGCGCTCCGAGCCGCGCCGCAACGCGACGCGCAAGAACCTGACCGACTTCAGCTGA
- a CDS encoding cytochrome c biogenesis protein ResB — protein sequence MTRIENRPLRALLGVLTSLKLTIVCMAALMVLVVACTLAQVHLGTWGAVNVYMRSWLVWWDVPGTVLSVPVFPGGALAGAVLAVNLIAAQLKRLELSWKKAGLWIVHAGLILLVIGEFVTGMFQQDMQLAFEEGHTANYVEYPRENELAVIDVTDPAWDEVYGIPETLLARADEVQVPGTPITLKVKRFLKNADLAMRTPNDAPAIATAGVGASIRVAELPPVTTDDRPNATAAFVEPVAGGRSYGTWLVSALLAAPQQFVHEGRTYQLAMRSRRVYLPYSLTLKDFTHDVYPGTEIPKNFSSLVHLNNPARGESRDVLIYMNQPLRYDGKAFYQASFGKGDTLSILQVVSNPGWLLPYISCVLVTVGLLVHFAITMRRSMRRRAAAAEAHS from the coding sequence TTGACGCGAATTGAGAACCGGCCCCTGCGCGCGCTGCTCGGCGTGCTCACCTCGCTGAAGCTCACCATCGTCTGCATGGCGGCGCTGATGGTGCTGGTGGTGGCCTGCACGCTGGCGCAGGTCCACCTCGGCACCTGGGGCGCGGTCAACGTCTACATGCGCAGCTGGCTCGTCTGGTGGGACGTGCCGGGCACCGTGCTCTCGGTGCCGGTGTTCCCCGGCGGCGCGCTCGCCGGCGCGGTGCTGGCGGTGAACCTCATCGCCGCGCAGCTGAAGCGGCTGGAGCTCTCCTGGAAGAAGGCGGGGCTCTGGATCGTCCACGCAGGCCTCATCCTGCTCGTCATCGGCGAGTTCGTGACCGGCATGTTCCAGCAGGACATGCAGCTCGCGTTCGAGGAGGGGCACACCGCGAACTACGTGGAGTACCCCCGCGAGAACGAGCTGGCGGTCATCGACGTCACCGACCCGGCCTGGGACGAGGTGTACGGCATCCCCGAGACGCTGCTCGCCCGCGCCGACGAGGTGCAGGTGCCCGGGACGCCCATCACGCTCAAGGTGAAGCGCTTCCTCAAGAACGCCGACCTGGCCATGCGCACGCCGAACGACGCGCCGGCCATCGCCACCGCCGGGGTGGGCGCGAGCATCCGCGTGGCCGAGCTGCCCCCGGTCACCACCGACGACCGCCCCAACGCGACCGCCGCGTTCGTCGAGCCGGTGGCGGGCGGGCGGAGCTACGGCACCTGGCTGGTGTCGGCGCTGCTCGCCGCCCCGCAGCAGTTCGTCCACGAGGGGCGCACCTACCAGCTCGCGATGCGCTCGCGGCGGGTCTACCTGCCGTACTCGCTCACGCTGAAGGACTTCACCCACGACGTGTACCCGGGCACGGAGATCCCGAAGAACTTCTCCAGCCTGGTGCACCTCAACAACCCGGCCAGGGGCGAGTCGCGCGACGTGCTCATCTACATGAACCAGCCGCTGCGCTACGACGGGAAGGCGTTCTACCAGGCCAGCTTCGGAAAGGGCGACACCCTCTCGATCCTGCAGGTGGTGTCGAACCCGGGCTGGCTCCTGCCTTACATCTCCTGCGTGCTGGTCACGGTGGGGCTGCTCGTCCACTTCGCCATCACGATGAGAAGGTCGATGCGGCGCCGTGCGGCCGCGGCGGAGGCGCACTCATGA
- a CDS encoding 3-deoxy-7-phosphoheptulonate synthase, whose amino-acid sequence MQKTEDLNIAAFDLMPSPDEVKARIPITEEAVRTVVEGRRAIEAILDGRDPRMFGVIGPCSIHDAAAGLDYARRLRLLAEEVKDTLVLVMRVYFEKPRTSVGWKGFINDPYMDDSFRVDEGMERARRFLLQVNELGLPAGTEALDPHAPQYYGDLVSWTAIGARTSESQTHREMSSGLSTPVGFKNGTDGDVDAAVNAILSAGRPHSFLGVNGQGRSAIIRTRGNRYGHLVLRGGGGRPNFDTVSISLAEQALTRAKLPLNLVVDCSHANSWKKPDLQPLVLRDVVHQVREGNRSVVGFMVESFIEAGSQPIPEDLSKLRYGCSVTDACVGWDTTVEMVRQAREVLKDVLPRRDRG is encoded by the coding sequence GTGCAGAAGACCGAGGACCTGAACATCGCCGCGTTCGACCTCATGCCGTCGCCGGACGAGGTCAAGGCGCGCATCCCCATCACCGAGGAGGCCGTCCGCACCGTGGTGGAGGGCCGCCGCGCCATCGAGGCCATCCTCGACGGCCGCGACCCGCGCATGTTCGGCGTCATCGGCCCCTGCTCCATCCACGACGCCGCCGCCGGGCTCGACTACGCGCGCCGCCTGCGCCTCCTCGCCGAGGAGGTGAAGGACACGCTGGTGCTGGTGATGCGCGTGTACTTCGAGAAGCCGCGCACGTCCGTGGGCTGGAAGGGCTTCATCAACGATCCGTACATGGACGACTCGTTCCGGGTGGACGAGGGCATGGAGCGGGCGCGCCGCTTCCTGCTCCAGGTGAACGAGCTCGGCCTGCCCGCCGGCACCGAGGCGCTCGACCCGCACGCGCCGCAGTACTACGGCGACCTCGTCTCCTGGACCGCCATCGGCGCCCGGACCTCCGAGTCGCAGACGCACCGCGAGATGTCGTCGGGCCTCTCCACCCCGGTCGGCTTCAAGAACGGCACCGACGGCGACGTGGACGCGGCGGTGAACGCCATCCTGTCGGCGGGGCGGCCGCACAGCTTCCTGGGCGTGAACGGCCAGGGCCGGTCGGCCATCATCCGCACCCGCGGCAACCGCTACGGCCACCTGGTGCTGCGCGGCGGCGGCGGCCGGCCCAACTTCGACACCGTCTCCATCTCGCTCGCCGAGCAGGCGCTCACGCGCGCCAAGCTCCCGCTCAACCTGGTGGTGGACTGCTCCCACGCGAACTCGTGGAAGAAGCCCGACCTGCAGCCGCTCGTGCTCCGCGACGTGGTGCACCAGGTGCGCGAGGGCAACCGCTCGGTGGTCGGCTTCATGGTCGAGAGCTTCATCGAGGCGGGCAGCCAGCCCATCCCCGAAGACCTCTCGAAGCTCCGCTACGGCTGCTCGGTCACCGACGCCTGCGTGGGCTGGGACACCACCGTGGAGATGGTGCGCCAGGCCCGCGAGGTGCTGAAGGACGTGCTGCCGCGGCGCGACCGCGGGTAG
- the gloA gene encoding lactoylglutathione lyase — protein MRILHTMLRVGDLERSLAFYTGVLGMTLLRRQEYPDGRFTLAFVGYGPESEQTALELTHNWDTPRYDLGTGFGHVALEVPDAYAACAEIKARGGRVVREAGPMKHGTTVIAFVEDPDGYKVELIQRGS, from the coding sequence GTGCGCATCCTCCACACCATGCTCCGCGTCGGCGACCTGGAGCGGTCGCTCGCCTTCTACACCGGCGTCCTCGGCATGACACTGCTCCGCCGCCAGGAGTACCCCGACGGCCGGTTCACGCTCGCGTTCGTGGGCTACGGCCCGGAGTCCGAGCAGACCGCCCTCGAGCTGACGCACAACTGGGACACGCCGCGCTACGACCTCGGCACCGGCTTCGGGCACGTGGCGCTGGAGGTGCCGGACGCCTACGCCGCCTGCGCCGAGATCAAGGCGCGCGGCGGGCGGGTGGTGCGCGAGGCCGGCCCGATGAAGCACGGGACCACGGTGATCGCGTTCGTCGAGGATCCCGACGGCTACAAGGTCGAGCTCATCCAGCGCGGGAGCTGA
- a CDS encoding peptide chain release factor 3: MSHHEISRRRTFAIIAHPDAGKTTLTEKLLLYGGVIQLAGAVKAKRGRANAVSDWMEMERERGISITTSVLQFPYRGLQMNLLDTPGHADFSEDTYRTLHAVDGAVMLLDCAKGVESQTRKLFRVCRQRSIPIFTFVNKMDRPGRDAFELIGEVESVLGIGVYPITWPVFRSGVFRGVYHRMARRVYLFDADHANSSSTTGAERPPVEVTGIDDPMLREALDDAGYDRLRSEADLLDAAGDGFDRERFEAGELSPMFFGSAVNNFGLEAFLETFSELMPPPRPRDTDQGPVEPTRDEFSGFVFKIQANMDKAHRDRVAFVRICSGRMVRGMKAHHVRTGKDVRLANPTQFLARDRNVVDESWAGDVVGIHDPGNLEIGDTLTGGSRFVYEGIPSFAPEHFRRLALVDPMRRKQFATGLEQLAQEGTVQLYRPPAGRAGDLVLGALGQLQFEVVRYRLESEYSVQVRVEPVPYQLARWVSRADGKPLDLDALHDAVEGMVVLDVRDRPVVLFDREWALRTAERLHPEYRFAETATGVVVRAA, from the coding sequence ATGAGCCACCACGAGATCTCGCGCCGGCGCACCTTCGCCATCATCGCCCACCCGGACGCGGGCAAGACCACGCTCACCGAGAAGCTGCTGCTCTACGGCGGCGTCATCCAGCTCGCCGGCGCGGTGAAGGCGAAGCGCGGCCGAGCCAACGCGGTCTCGGACTGGATGGAGATGGAGCGCGAGCGCGGCATCTCCATCACCACCAGCGTCCTGCAGTTCCCCTACCGCGGGCTGCAGATGAACCTGCTCGACACCCCCGGCCACGCCGACTTCAGCGAGGACACTTACCGCACGCTGCACGCGGTGGACGGGGCGGTCATGCTGCTCGACTGCGCCAAGGGCGTCGAGTCGCAGACCCGCAAGCTGTTCCGCGTCTGCCGGCAGCGCTCCATCCCCATCTTCACGTTCGTGAACAAGATGGACCGCCCGGGCCGCGACGCGTTCGAGCTCATCGGCGAGGTGGAGAGCGTCCTCGGCATCGGCGTCTACCCCATCACCTGGCCGGTGTTCCGCAGCGGCGTGTTCCGCGGCGTCTACCACCGCATGGCGCGGCGCGTGTACCTGTTCGACGCCGACCACGCCAACTCCAGCTCCACCACCGGCGCCGAGCGGCCGCCGGTGGAGGTGACCGGCATCGACGACCCGATGCTGCGCGAGGCGCTCGACGACGCCGGCTACGATCGCCTGCGCTCCGAGGCCGACCTGCTCGACGCCGCCGGCGACGGCTTCGACCGCGAGCGCTTCGAGGCGGGCGAGCTGTCGCCCATGTTCTTCGGCAGCGCGGTGAACAACTTCGGCCTGGAGGCGTTCCTCGAGACGTTCAGCGAGCTGATGCCGCCGCCGCGCCCCCGCGACACCGACCAGGGCCCGGTGGAGCCGACCCGCGACGAGTTCAGCGGGTTCGTCTTCAAGATCCAGGCGAACATGGACAAGGCACACCGCGACCGCGTCGCGTTCGTGCGCATCTGCTCGGGCCGGATGGTCCGCGGGATGAAGGCGCACCACGTCCGCACCGGCAAGGACGTCCGGCTCGCCAACCCCACCCAGTTCCTGGCCCGCGACCGCAACGTGGTGGACGAGTCCTGGGCCGGCGACGTGGTGGGCATCCACGACCCCGGCAACCTGGAGATCGGCGACACGCTCACCGGCGGCTCGCGCTTCGTCTACGAGGGCATCCCCAGCTTCGCGCCGGAGCACTTCCGGCGGCTCGCGCTGGTGGACCCCATGCGCCGCAAGCAGTTCGCGACCGGGCTCGAGCAGCTCGCGCAGGAGGGTACGGTGCAGCTCTACCGGCCGCCGGCCGGCCGCGCCGGTGATCTCGTGCTGGGCGCCCTCGGCCAGCTCCAGTTCGAGGTGGTGCGCTACCGCCTCGAGTCGGAGTACTCGGTGCAGGTGCGCGTGGAACCGGTGCCCTACCAGCTCGCGCGCTGGGTCTCGCGCGCCGACGGCAAGCCGCTCGATCTCGACGCGCTCCACGACGCGGTCGAGGGCATGGTGGTGCTCGACGTGCGCGACCGGCCGGTGGTGCTGTTCGACCGCGAGTGGGCGCTCCGCACCGCGGAGCGGCTCCACCCCGAGTACCGGTTCGCCGAGACCGCCACCGGCGTGGTGGTCCGGGCGGCGTGA
- a CDS encoding class I SAM-dependent methyltransferase, whose amino-acid sequence MSQETLNPQARQMADESMFRNLAAQASAIWPQEAPLFRRYELPPGARILDAGCGTGEITARLAGLFPQATLLGVDVLEAPLRVARARHGALAPRVSFTQGSVFHLALPDGELDLTVCRHVIQAIPHPERALAELARVTRRGGRIHLLAEDYGMIHIPPRTLDPADFWPTAPREFGARTGSDMLVGRRAYAMMRALGLADITLDYVAVDTLRVPRETFAAIWEAWRDGYVDAIGQHTRFSAEQARRHFDDQIATIRDPDQYAAWVIPILSARVP is encoded by the coding sequence ATGAGCCAGGAGACGCTGAACCCGCAGGCCCGCCAGATGGCGGACGAGTCGATGTTCCGCAACCTGGCCGCGCAGGCCTCGGCCATCTGGCCACAGGAGGCGCCGCTGTTCCGGCGCTACGAGCTGCCGCCCGGCGCGCGCATCCTCGACGCGGGCTGCGGCACGGGCGAGATCACCGCCCGCCTGGCCGGGCTGTTCCCGCAGGCGACGCTGCTCGGGGTGGACGTGCTCGAGGCGCCGCTCCGGGTGGCCCGCGCCCGGCACGGCGCGCTGGCGCCGCGCGTCTCGTTCACGCAGGGCAGCGTGTTCCACCTGGCGCTGCCGGACGGCGAGCTCGACCTCACCGTCTGCCGCCACGTCATCCAGGCCATCCCCCACCCCGAGCGCGCGCTGGCCGAGCTGGCCCGGGTGACGCGCCGCGGCGGGCGCATCCACCTGCTCGCCGAGGACTACGGGATGATCCACATCCCGCCGCGCACGCTCGACCCGGCCGACTTCTGGCCGACCGCGCCGCGCGAGTTCGGGGCCCGCACCGGCTCGGACATGCTGGTCGGGCGGCGCGCCTACGCGATGATGCGCGCGCTCGGGCTCGCCGACATCACGCTCGACTACGTCGCCGTGGACACGCTGCGCGTGCCGCGCGAGACGTTCGCGGCCATCTGGGAGGCCTGGCGCGACGGCTACGTGGACGCGATCGGGCAGCACACGCGCTTCAGCGCGGAGCAGGCCCGGCGCCACTTCGACGACCAGATCGCGACCATCCGCGATCCGGACCAGTACGCGGCCTGGGTGATCCCGATCCTCTCGGCGCGCGTGCCGTAG